The window GCCTTCTCAAAACTGCCCAGCAGCTTGGCGGGGCGCTCGGTATTGCACTGTCGGGCAGTGTCTACTTCGCCTGGAAGGGCAATGCGACCGTGCCACCTTCGCTTGCGACAATAGCGGTCATTGCGACCCTTCTGATCCTCTGTGTCATCCTTTCACTGCGCCTTCCGGAGCGCATCTTTGTAGCAGTTCGACCCGTTAATTCGTGAATTATTATAGCCAGTGAGGAGTTCCGATTTGCAGTTGTTCGGCACTTCCTGCTTCGCCGAAGGTCCTTCCTGAATGGAGTCAGTGATGAAGACCCAAGTCGCGATAATCGGTGCGGGACCCGCCGGTCTCCTGCTTGGTCACCTGCTCAAGGCTGAGGGCATTGAGTGTGTGGTGCTGGAGCGCCAAACGCCCGACTATGTGCTTTCGCGCATTCGGGCGGGCGTGCTTGAACAGGTCACGGTTTCGCTGATGGAACGGCTTGGGCTGGATGCCCGCCTCAAGGCGGAGGGATTGATTGAAGACGGCTTCAATCTTGCCGATGGGGAACGGCTTATCCGGATCGACTGCCTTGGGCTGACCGGCAAGTCGGTCGTGGTCTATGGCCAGACGGAAGTTACCAAGGATCTTATGGACGCCGCTCCCGGTCGCGGGCTGACGGTGATCTATGGAGCCGAGGATGTTGCGCTGCACGATATCGAAAGTGACTCGCCCTTCGTTTCCTATCTTGAAGGTGGTGTTGCGAAGCGCATCGATGCCCGCTTCATCGCCGGGTGCGACGGATTCCACGGCCCGAGCCGCAAGGCGATTCCGGCCAGCTCCTGCCGCGACTTCGAACGGGTATACCCCTTCGGCTGGCTCGGCATCCTTGCAGACGTGCCGCCTTGCAATCACGAATTGATATATGCAAACCATGAACGCGGTTTTGCGCTTGCCTCGATGCGGAGCCACACCCGCAGTCGGTATTACATCGATGTTCCCCTCACCGACAGGCTGGAAGACTGGAGCGACGAACGGCTGTGGGATGAACTGGCGATCCGCCTTGGCCCGGACGCGGCTGCCGGGATCACACGCGGCCCTGCACTCGAAAAGAGCATTGCACCCTTGCGGAGCTATGTCTTCGAGCCAATGCGCCACGGCAGTCTGATGCTGTGCGGCGATGCCGCGCACATCGTTCCGCCGACCGGCGCCAAGGGGCTGAACCTGGCCGCAAGCGACGTGCTTTATGCCGCCGATGCTCTGGCGCGCTTCCTCATCCGATCCGACAATGATGCAATTGCGGGATACTCGGCCAAAGCGCTTGCGCGTGTCTGGAAGAGCGAGCGTTTCAGCTGGTCGCTGACCAAGTTGATGCACCGCTTCCCGGAAGACGGGATTTTCGAGCGGGCAATGCAGATCGCTGAACTGGACTATATAGCCAGCAGCGTGGCAGCCCAAACAAGCATTGCAGAAAATTACGTCGGCTTGCCGGTCTGATCGAGTTTCAGCGCGCTTCGGTCCACAATGTGACGGGCCCCACCAGTCCTGACGGTCGCAGGGGCGCATCTGCGCGATAGCCGGGAGCAGCAAGCTTGGCGATCCGTGTTGCCCCCGGCTGGGCATCGCCAATCAGCCTGTTGACCCACTTGTTAGCAACCCGGACCTCAAGCGCATTGCGGCCGGCACGTGCGGCTGCGCCGATATCGATCCGCCACGGTGTCCGCCAAAGCCCCCCGACTTGACGCCCGTTGACCCGGATTTCGGCAATGTCGTTCACCTCCCCCAGGTCCAGCCACAAGGGCAGGCCGGGCTTCCAACCCCGTGGCGCAACAAAGCTGTTCGCATATGACGCCACGCCCGAGAAATAGCGGATGCCCGGCTCGGCACTGTCTTGCAGCGGCGTCAGGCGATCCATCTTCGCCAGCGCAGGCGCACCCCTTCCGGACTGGAATGCTACAGACCAGGGACCCGTGACGCTGCCGGCCAGAACCTGCGTCGCTGCCCTATTATCCACATGATCCATCGGACTCTCTTTACGGAAAACCACGAAGATTGCGTCGTGTGGCGCGAGGGTAAGCGAGACCAGGGTTTTGCCCTCCACCGTCCGATAGCTGAGAGCCTCGCTGGTGCCGGTTTCGGCGTTCCACAGTTCGGGCCGCATACCGGTCGAGCGGAAGTGAGCGGTAATCGTTTCAGTAACGTCGCCGGGGTTGGAGAGGAAGAACAAACGCCCCTGCTCGAATACGCGCTCAACATAGGGTATTCGGGCACCGGCACTGCCGCCCTCGAATTGAAAACCGGCTGAAACTCCTGCTTTGCCCAACCCGCTGTCGATGTCGGCCGTGGCCAAAATGCGGCCCTTTCCGGTTTCTCCGGTCCACAGGGATTGTGCGATGCGCTGGAATTCGACCCGATCATCCGCAAGGCTGGGCGAACCTGTCGGCATGGCGCCGATCAGCGTTGCGCCACTGCGCACAATTTCCGCAAGTCTCTTGAGCAGCGGCAGAGTCATCTGCTGCGATGAGCCGCCAAGATAGATTGCCTTGTACCGCGCGCCACCTGCGCTGACGACTTCATTCCCCTCGACCTCCAATGCGTCGGTCAGCATCTGGGCATTGACGAAGTCATAGGCATGATTGCTGGGCAACTGAGCGGGAAGCTTGTCCGCAAAAAGTGCAGTGACTGGCGCTTCTTCCCCGATGAACCAGGCGACATCCGCGACGTTTTGCCCCTGCTGAAGCAGGTATGAGGTGCGGGCAATATAGTCGATCCACGGACGCGCGAGCGGGGCCCAGGCTTCGTGGCGATTGAAATATTGTCCAAAGATGGCAAGCGACAGCCCCGGCTGCATGTCGTCCAGCGGCTGGTGCACCGAGGTGTGTATCACGGGGCGGTTGATGCCC of the Aquisediminimonas profunda genome contains:
- the pobA gene encoding 4-hydroxybenzoate 3-monooxygenase; translation: MKTQVAIIGAGPAGLLLGHLLKAEGIECVVLERQTPDYVLSRIRAGVLEQVTVSLMERLGLDARLKAEGLIEDGFNLADGERLIRIDCLGLTGKSVVVYGQTEVTKDLMDAAPGRGLTVIYGAEDVALHDIESDSPFVSYLEGGVAKRIDARFIAGCDGFHGPSRKAIPASSCRDFERVYPFGWLGILADVPPCNHELIYANHERGFALASMRSHTRSRYYIDVPLTDRLEDWSDERLWDELAIRLGPDAAAGITRGPALEKSIAPLRSYVFEPMRHGSLMLCGDAAHIVPPTGAKGLNLAASDVLYAADALARFLIRSDNDAIAGYSAKALARVWKSERFSWSLTKLMHRFPEDGIFERAMQIAELDYIASSVAAQTSIAENYVGLPV